One Photobacterium sp. TY1-4 genomic window carries:
- a CDS encoding PAS domain-containing protein — protein sequence MSKTNLEGKITYANRTFMRIANYSELELLGKNHNLIRHPDMPKGVFFGLWKTLKSGEEFFGFVKNYTSDGNYYWVFANITSDNLRDQTIGYYSVRRFAPKAAVHEIETIYQKMREIEQSAGHKQAGETSWQWLADQIQREHQMGYEEYVLSLYHKHQ from the coding sequence GTGAGTAAAACAAACCTGGAAGGGAAAATCACCTATGCAAACCGCACCTTTATGCGGATTGCCAATTACTCAGAGCTCGAGTTGCTTGGTAAAAACCACAATCTTATCCGGCATCCGGATATGCCCAAAGGCGTGTTTTTCGGCTTGTGGAAAACCCTGAAGTCCGGCGAGGAGTTTTTCGGGTTTGTCAAGAATTACACATCAGACGGAAATTACTACTGGGTCTTCGCCAATATCACATCCGACAATCTCAGAGATCAAACGATTGGCTATTATTCAGTGCGCCGATTTGCGCCCAAAGCTGCGGTTCACGAAATCGAAACGATCTACCAGAAGATGAGAGAAATCGAGCAATCCGCCGGACATAAGCAAGCCGGTGAAACCTCCTGGCAATGGCTGGCTGATCAGATTCAGCGTGAACATCAGATGGGGTATGAGGAATATGTGCTCAGCCTTTATCACAAGCATCAATAA
- a CDS encoding DUF1993 domain-containing protein: MLIHYLDQLENLVAKVSDDVFEQALTEDMFPFAMQVKIAANFALRGYCPLLGNPVVSFQAQENTRHAVSQQIVQTRDYLRGQPEVTALDPDVMLSDKAGFTEVSLPQPQFIHHYILPNFFFHISMAYAIAKVQGEPVSKADFDGYHAYPPGFSFIQPS; the protein is encoded by the coding sequence GTGTTGATTCATTATCTGGATCAGCTGGAGAATCTGGTAGCAAAAGTTAGTGATGATGTCTTTGAGCAAGCGCTCACCGAAGATATGTTTCCCTTTGCAATGCAGGTAAAAATCGCCGCAAATTTTGCCTTGCGTGGCTATTGTCCGTTGCTGGGTAATCCGGTGGTTTCCTTTCAGGCACAGGAGAACACCCGACACGCGGTGTCGCAGCAAATTGTGCAGACCCGGGATTATTTGCGCGGGCAACCTGAAGTGACGGCATTGGATCCGGATGTGATGTTGTCCGACAAAGCCGGTTTTACCGAAGTGAGCCTGCCGCAACCGCAGTTTATCCATCATTACATCCTGCCGAATTTCTTTTTCCATATCAGCATGGCGTACGCTATCGCCAAAGTGCAGGGCGAGCCGGTCAGCAAAGCAGATTTTGATGGCTATCATGCTTACCCGCCGGGCTTTAGTTTTATCCAGCCTTCTTAA
- a CDS encoding AraC family transcriptional regulator, with protein MTAQTPLFSDVDNTTHAVDILYTQANERVAESPYHQHRKGQLVMPTCGSVTSRIKDAIWIVPPYSAVWIPGDVPHSNQLTPEGEGYMLFIEPDAADMPDQVCTLSVSPLIREILITLAARPQDYPADSPTARLVQVLLDELPTMPREQFDFPIPQEPRLNQIATALLADPADRRTMAQWANAYAMSEKTLSRLVKQQTGLTFGNWRKQLHIVVALQQLTSGNPVQQVSEQLGYESVSAFITFFKKSLGRPPKQYMAAR; from the coding sequence ATGACCGCCCAAACGCCCCTATTCTCGGATGTCGACAACACAACGCACGCTGTCGACATCCTGTATACCCAGGCCAATGAACGGGTCGCAGAGTCGCCCTACCACCAACACCGCAAAGGACAACTGGTGATGCCGACCTGCGGCTCTGTCACCAGCCGGATCAAAGATGCCATCTGGATTGTCCCGCCGTACTCTGCGGTCTGGATCCCGGGCGATGTTCCCCACAGCAACCAGCTCACACCGGAGGGGGAAGGCTACATGTTGTTTATTGAGCCTGATGCCGCCGACATGCCGGATCAGGTTTGTACCTTGTCCGTCAGCCCGTTGATCCGCGAAATCCTGATCACCCTCGCCGCCCGCCCGCAGGATTATCCGGCAGACAGCCCGACCGCGAGGCTAGTACAGGTATTGCTCGATGAACTACCAACCATGCCACGTGAGCAATTCGATTTCCCGATCCCGCAGGAGCCACGGCTCAACCAAATCGCCACCGCCTTACTGGCTGACCCGGCCGATCGCCGCACCATGGCCCAGTGGGCCAACGCGTATGCAATGAGCGAAAAGACCCTTTCGCGGTTGGTGAAACAACAAACCGGGCTGACCTTCGGCAACTGGCGTAAACAGCTACACATTGTGGTGGCGCTCCAGCAGCTGACTTCCGGCAATCCGGTCCAGCAGGTTTCCGAGCAATTGGGATATGAGTCCGTCAGCGCCTTTATCACTTTTTTCAAAAAGAGCCTAGGACGACCACCGAAACAATATATGGCTGCGCGCTAA
- a CDS encoding MFS transporter, producing MRNKSLTPISCWFLLALLFIALNMRAPFTSLSPLLDEISLSLSLSATQAGLLTTLPLIAFAFFSPFASVLARRLGLEVTIMLGLVSIAVGVMVRSLHAIPALFSGTLLLGIGIAIANVLLPGLLKRDHARHAASLTALYVLIMSVGAALGSSLVIPLARLATTVTEASVPGWSVALLWCLPLSLCAVLAWLPRLRVSRQVAPQPNSGQGIGDLLRSKVAWQITLFLGLNSFINYVFVSWFAVMALDLGFSAEKAGVYHGLMQLAGAAPALVMVPLMAKVKNVRLIAAVMIMATLVGVAGLMMMPSLALFWALLLGVGQGGAFILGLSMISLRSDSPEQATALSGMAQCLGYLLAATGPVVIGYLYEISQNWDSALTLMLGVTLVWGYCGLMACQPEPEPTESVSATA from the coding sequence ATGCGAAATAAATCGCTTACGCCCATCTCGTGCTGGTTTTTACTGGCATTACTGTTTATCGCCCTCAATATGCGGGCGCCGTTTACCAGCTTGTCCCCCTTGCTGGATGAGATCAGCCTGTCGCTGTCTCTGAGTGCGACTCAGGCTGGCTTGTTGACAACCTTGCCGTTGATTGCATTTGCGTTCTTCTCGCCGTTTGCTTCGGTGCTGGCCCGGCGACTGGGGCTGGAGGTAACGATCATGCTGGGGTTGGTGTCGATTGCGGTCGGCGTGATGGTGCGCTCGCTGCATGCGATTCCGGCGCTGTTTTCCGGCACCCTGCTGCTGGGGATCGGGATTGCGATTGCGAATGTATTACTGCCGGGATTGCTCAAACGCGATCATGCCCGTCATGCGGCCTCGCTGACCGCCTTGTATGTGCTGATCATGAGTGTCGGAGCCGCCCTGGGCTCGAGCCTTGTGATCCCGCTCGCCCGGCTGGCAACGACGGTGACCGAGGCGAGTGTGCCGGGTTGGTCTGTCGCGCTGCTCTGGTGCTTGCCTCTCTCATTGTGTGCGGTTCTGGCCTGGTTGCCCCGACTGCGGGTCAGCCGTCAGGTTGCGCCGCAGCCGAATTCCGGTCAGGGGATCGGGGATCTGCTGCGCTCAAAGGTGGCCTGGCAGATCACCCTGTTTCTCGGACTGAACTCCTTTATCAACTATGTCTTTGTCAGCTGGTTTGCCGTGATGGCACTGGATCTGGGGTTCAGTGCTGAAAAAGCCGGGGTCTACCACGGGTTGATGCAACTGGCAGGGGCTGCCCCTGCGTTGGTGATGGTGCCCTTGATGGCCAAAGTGAAGAACGTTCGGTTGATTGCGGCGGTAATGATTATGGCGACGTTGGTCGGTGTGGCTGGCCTGATGATGATGCCGTCACTGGCGTTGTTCTGGGCACTATTGCTCGGCGTCGGGCAGGGTGGCGCCTTCATTCTCGGCCTGTCGATGATCAGTCTGCGCAGTGATAGTCCGGAGCAAGCCACCGCGTTATCCGGCATGGCGCAGTGCCTTGGTTATCTGCTGGCAGCGACCGGACCTGTGGTGATCGGCTATCTGTACGAAATCAGCCAGAACTGGGATTCGGCGCTAACCTTGATGCTGGGCGTCACGCTGGTGTGGGGATACTGCGGGCTGATGGCTTGTCAACCTGAACCGGAACCGACGGAAAGTGTTTCAGCTACGGCTTAA
- the leuA gene encoding 2-isopropylmalate synthase → MTYPAGKYTPTPVIDLAERTWPGKQLTTAPRWCSTDLRDGNQALANPMDQDKKVLLFDHLIRCGFQEIEVAFPSASQTDFDFVRALIKQDKIPDAVWIQVITQSRPDLIERTIASLAGAPRAIVHLYNATAPVFRELVFNKSKAETIALAVAGLKQMRTLCEQQPETDWVLEYSPETFCFTELDFALAVCEAVKAAWQPSAERPMILNLPATVEVNTPNVYADQIESFIRQFSDLSHITISIHPHNDRGTGVASAELAMLAGAQRIEGCLFGNGERTGNVDLVTLAMNLYTQGIDPQLDYSDIRQTVELIEYCNQIPVHPRHPYAGELVFTAFSGSHQDAIKKGFAIKSASSNAPWLIPYLPLDPQDVGCSYEAVIRVNSQSGKSGVAWLIEQNHGLKLPRALQIDFSQRVKLQADISGQEMGLSPIWSLFRRSYGLVPTPDLALLDYRCEPGKTGQQLSAKVAFRGKTVSIRAEGNGLLSALLDGLRQKWGIEVNILDYAEHTLGQKTQSKAVAYVACETADQQRFFGVAIEADSSRASLQAALNAIGNALKGSASAAQLNVDLEQLS, encoded by the coding sequence ATGACTTACCCCGCAGGAAAATATACCCCGACCCCGGTGATCGATTTGGCCGAACGGACCTGGCCCGGCAAACAGCTCACCACCGCGCCTCGCTGGTGCTCGACGGATTTACGTGACGGCAACCAGGCCCTGGCCAACCCGATGGATCAGGACAAGAAGGTGCTGTTGTTTGACCATCTGATCCGCTGTGGGTTTCAGGAAATTGAAGTGGCGTTCCCGTCCGCGTCCCAGACTGATTTTGACTTTGTCCGCGCTTTGATTAAGCAGGACAAAATCCCTGATGCGGTCTGGATTCAGGTGATCACCCAGTCGCGGCCCGATTTAATCGAGCGGACTATCGCTTCCCTGGCCGGTGCTCCCCGAGCGATTGTGCATTTGTACAACGCTACCGCGCCGGTGTTTCGTGAGTTGGTGTTTAACAAGAGCAAAGCCGAGACGATTGCACTGGCGGTGGCCGGGTTGAAGCAAATGCGCACCCTGTGCGAGCAACAGCCGGAAACCGACTGGGTGCTGGAGTATTCCCCGGAAACCTTTTGTTTCACCGAGTTGGACTTTGCCCTGGCGGTGTGCGAAGCGGTGAAAGCGGCTTGGCAGCCGAGCGCAGAGCGGCCGATGATCCTCAACTTACCGGCCACGGTTGAGGTCAATACGCCCAATGTTTATGCCGATCAGATTGAATCTTTCATCCGCCAGTTTTCGGATCTCAGCCATATAACGATCAGCATTCACCCGCACAATGATCGCGGCACCGGGGTGGCTTCGGCCGAGCTGGCGATGCTGGCCGGAGCGCAGCGAATCGAAGGTTGTTTGTTCGGCAATGGTGAGCGGACCGGCAACGTCGATTTGGTGACCCTGGCGATGAATCTCTATACCCAGGGGATCGATCCGCAGCTCGATTATTCGGATATCCGCCAAACCGTCGAGCTGATCGAGTATTGCAATCAGATCCCGGTGCATCCCCGCCATCCGTATGCCGGTGAGCTGGTGTTTACCGCTTTTTCTGGCTCGCATCAGGATGCGATCAAAAAAGGGTTCGCTATAAAGTCAGCCAGTTCAAATGCGCCGTGGTTGATCCCTTATTTGCCGCTTGACCCCCAGGATGTCGGTTGCAGTTATGAAGCCGTGATCCGCGTCAACAGCCAGTCCGGCAAAAGCGGCGTGGCTTGGCTGATAGAGCAAAATCACGGCCTGAAGTTGCCCAGAGCCTTGCAAATTGACTTCAGTCAGCGGGTCAAACTGCAGGCAGATATCAGTGGACAGGAGATGGGCCTGTCGCCGATTTGGTCGCTGTTCCGCCGGTCCTACGGTTTGGTACCGACGCCGGACCTGGCCCTGCTGGATTATCGCTGCGAGCCGGGAAAAACTGGGCAGCAGCTTAGCGCCAAAGTCGCGTTTCGCGGCAAGACGGTCAGCATCCGGGCTGAAGGGAACGGCTTGCTGTCGGCCCTGCTCGATGGCTTGCGGCAAAAATGGGGGATTGAAGTCAATATCTTAGATTATGCCGAGCATACGCTGGGGCAGAAAACCCAAAGTAAAGCGGTGGCCTATGTTGCGTGTGAAACTGCCGATCAGCAACGCTTCTTCGGCGTTGCGATTGAAGCCGACTCGAGTCGGGCTTCATTGCAGGCGGCGCTCAATGCGATTGGAAATGCCCTGAAGGGATCCGCTTCTGCCGCGCAGCTGAACGTTGATCTGGAACAGCTCAGCTAG
- a CDS encoding AraC family transcriptional regulator codes for MMHFQTDNLTQNLVALAHHYDHGDCEPLHTHTTTQLLHTISGVLRIDTPSGSWVVPPGRGLWIPAGIEHSLQATGSVEVRTLFLDPLARADLPGECGVFSVSPLLRELIVAAVDIPNQVKPGSRDERLVELILDELRSLPLLGFHVPVARDKSLHQLCDTITQRIDHPWSISDAAQLLNVSERTVSRKFHQQLGLNFGEWLRRQRLLRSMELLAAGHSVIEAALAVGYESPGAFSQVFKSRVGLSPTEYLQTPASDVDLGTPAPAS; via the coding sequence ATGATGCATTTTCAGACCGATAACCTAACGCAAAACTTAGTCGCACTGGCCCATCACTATGACCATGGCGACTGCGAGCCGCTGCATACGCATACCACTACCCAGCTCCTGCATACCATCAGTGGGGTGCTCCGAATTGATACCCCGTCCGGCAGTTGGGTGGTCCCACCGGGTCGCGGTTTATGGATCCCGGCCGGGATCGAGCACAGCCTGCAGGCGACCGGCAGTGTGGAAGTGCGAACCCTGTTTCTCGATCCGTTGGCCCGTGCCGATTTACCCGGCGAGTGCGGCGTTTTTTCGGTCAGCCCGTTATTGCGCGAACTCATTGTTGCAGCAGTCGATATTCCGAATCAGGTCAAACCCGGTAGCCGGGATGAGCGTCTAGTGGAGTTGATTTTAGATGAGCTGCGCAGTTTACCGCTGCTGGGGTTCCATGTGCCGGTCGCCCGGGACAAATCACTCCATCAACTGTGTGACACCATCACCCAGCGTATTGATCATCCCTGGTCGATCAGCGATGCCGCGCAGCTATTAAATGTAAGTGAACGGACCGTTTCGCGTAAATTCCACCAGCAACTGGGATTAAACTTCGGTGAATGGTTGCGCCGCCAGCGGCTGCTCCGCAGTATGGAGTTGCTGGCCGCCGGACACAGTGTCATTGAAGCGGCCCTGGCGGTGGGCTACGAGAGCCCCGGCGCTTTCAGCCAGGTCTTCAAAAGCCGGGTTGGCCTGTCGCCGACCGAATACCTGCAAACTCCGGCGTCAGATGTCGACCTTGGCACCCCGGCGCCCGCTAGCTGA
- a CDS encoding GNAT family N-acetyltransferase: protein MLEPIVFETERLQAATLDRAQPGLGLEIRTLFTDKVSRYLPPDCSQLETQDDVAQWLDSRLSIGTIVRLSSTDQVAGYLFVFPEEAAQYRIGYVIAESYWGKGLATEAMQGLINHLAGSNKTTRFIAGIDPVNAASQKVLEKLGFGYDHTQAEIDYYVLETSQ, encoded by the coding sequence ATGCTTGAACCCATTGTTTTTGAGACTGAGCGCTTGCAAGCCGCAACGCTGGACAGAGCCCAACCGGGACTCGGCCTGGAAATCAGAACCCTGTTTACCGACAAGGTCAGCCGCTATTTGCCGCCGGACTGCAGCCAACTGGAAACGCAGGATGATGTAGCGCAGTGGCTCGATAGCCGGCTCAGCATCGGCACAATTGTCCGATTAAGTTCGACCGATCAGGTGGCAGGTTACTTGTTCGTATTTCCGGAAGAAGCGGCGCAATACCGGATCGGTTATGTGATTGCCGAATCCTACTGGGGGAAAGGACTGGCCACCGAAGCAATGCAGGGGCTGATCAACCATCTGGCTGGATCAAATAAGACGACCCGATTCATTGCCGGGATTGATCCGGTCAACGCAGCGTCTCAAAAGGTGCTGGAGAAGCTCGGGTTTGGCTATGACCACACGCAAGCTGAAATTGATTACTACGTGCTGGAAACCAGCCAGTAA
- a CDS encoding GGDEF domain-containing protein encodes MDYQKGIVLRLFAFFSPVKGELTATLLIMLFILLVTTPKNFIDNYKLRAQAEDLELVELVYLQRIQTIEAALALIAQQAATTFDANEAAAALPKSLSSNITRIEVLDPSHYRTFVADMKLNIGAWDHYASEEPFNIALADNGNSYFIRTSADRQIPLYYVATVNSEQFWTVPNNNVMVVNTDSQGNVLFSHRENQGKLDKLLLHTLKTSEASAGYYLYRNENISYRIMTSGGQTLYMLFIDRFRLVDRIYFLMIIIGFLAMVLLLSVYQINNKRKQAHYQSSIDELSQLFNRKHLHRNKRKIEAQPDQFVALLDIDHFKSVNDTFGHITGDKIIKQISQLLKDNARKKDIVFRYGGEEFLMVLNADSLIEADRIFNRIRQCIESAPLDPQVTVSMGIAKLDGSIDRALAEADKYLYVAKASGRNRVCSALD; translated from the coding sequence ATGGATTATCAAAAAGGGATTGTTTTGAGATTGTTCGCTTTTTTCTCCCCGGTCAAAGGAGAGCTGACCGCCACGTTGCTGATCATGTTGTTTATCCTGCTGGTCACCACCCCGAAAAATTTTATCGACAATTACAAGCTGCGCGCTCAGGCAGAAGATTTGGAACTGGTGGAGTTGGTTTATCTGCAACGGATTCAGACCATCGAAGCCGCGCTGGCGCTCATCGCGCAGCAAGCCGCCACCACCTTTGATGCCAACGAGGCCGCAGCCGCGTTACCCAAATCGCTGTCGAGCAATATCACCCGTATTGAAGTGTTGGACCCGTCCCACTACCGCACATTCGTTGCCGACATGAAGCTCAATATCGGTGCCTGGGATCACTACGCCAGCGAAGAGCCGTTCAATATCGCCCTCGCGGATAACGGCAACAGTTATTTCATCCGTACGTCAGCCGATCGCCAAATTCCGCTGTACTATGTAGCCACCGTGAACAGCGAGCAGTTCTGGACGGTGCCGAACAACAACGTCATGGTGGTCAACACCGACAGCCAGGGCAACGTGCTGTTTTCCCACCGTGAAAATCAGGGCAAACTCGACAAGTTGCTGCTGCACACGCTCAAAACCAGCGAGGCGTCGGCTGGTTACTATCTCTACCGCAACGAAAATATCTCATACCGCATCATGACTTCCGGTGGCCAGACCCTATACATGCTGTTTATCGATCGCTTCCGTCTGGTGGATCGGATCTATTTTCTGATGATTATCATTGGATTTCTTGCGATGGTGCTGCTGCTCAGCGTTTATCAGATCAATAACAAACGAAAACAGGCCCATTACCAGTCTTCGATTGATGAACTGTCGCAACTGTTTAACCGCAAACACCTGCACCGCAACAAGCGCAAGATCGAAGCCCAGCCTGATCAGTTTGTTGCCCTGTTGGATATCGACCACTTCAAAAGCGTCAATGACACCTTCGGCCATATCACCGGCGATAAAATCATTAAACAAATTTCCCAATTGCTAAAAGATAATGCCCGCAAGAAGGACATTGTATTCCGCTACGGCGGCGAAGAATTTCTGATGGTCCTGAATGCGGATTCCCTGATCGAAGCCGACAGAATTTTTAACCGGATCCGCCAGTGTATCGAATCAGCCCCGCTGGACCCGCAGGTCACCGTATCGATGGGCATCGCCAAACTCGACGGCAGTATCGATCGCGCGCTGGCCGAAGCCGATAAGTATCTGTATGTCGCCAAAGCGTCCGGCCGGAACCGGGTTTGCAGCGCGTTGGATTAA
- a CDS encoding TDT family transporter, whose translation MAGFRGTLRQVPTAQAALALSTTGIGLAWALFMPGSGDVIRGVCAVLGAALLMPVILKYLLFPRNFLLDLRHPLYGSLMAPMTMTMLVLADYLSSIHLHVARVLWYPAMALHFFMLVYFFFHQIKNFRLINLYPSWFLYPVGAISGTLAGPQLGHTEFALLMTHVCVAIYFMMLPVVLYRLCFAGRLPRPARPTLAIMAAPVNLSLAAYLSNVTQPDPVLTGALAGVAITMTILVYLFYINLLNQRFQPPLAAVTFPSVISAVAIERLTDWLMIDYPHWTWLKSLALIELMVATTLVFWVSWKYIGFYWPQARRHHPHST comes from the coding sequence ATGGCGGGATTTAGAGGGACGCTGAGACAAGTACCCACGGCGCAAGCGGCACTGGCCCTGTCGACCACAGGGATCGGCCTGGCGTGGGCGCTGTTTATGCCCGGCAGCGGCGATGTGATCCGGGGGGTCTGCGCCGTGTTGGGGGCCGCCCTCCTGATGCCGGTCATTCTCAAGTATCTGCTGTTTCCGCGCAATTTCCTGCTGGATCTGCGCCACCCGCTGTACGGCAGTCTGATGGCACCGATGACCATGACCATGCTGGTGCTGGCCGACTATCTTTCCTCGATTCACCTTCATGTGGCGCGTGTACTCTGGTATCCGGCCATGGCCCTGCATTTCTTCATGCTGGTGTACTTCTTTTTCCATCAAATCAAAAACTTTCGATTGATCAATCTGTATCCCAGCTGGTTCCTGTACCCGGTGGGTGCCATCAGCGGCACGCTCGCCGGTCCGCAACTCGGACACACTGAATTCGCTTTGCTGATGACCCATGTCTGTGTCGCGATCTACTTTATGATGTTGCCTGTGGTGCTTTACCGGCTCTGTTTTGCCGGTCGTCTGCCGCGACCAGCCCGACCGACGCTGGCGATTATGGCCGCGCCGGTCAATTTGTCGCTGGCCGCCTATCTGAGTAATGTGACGCAGCCTGATCCGGTTCTGACCGGGGCGCTGGCCGGGGTGGCCATCACCATGACGATTCTGGTCTACCTGTTCTACATCAACCTGCTCAACCAAAGGTTCCAGCCGCCGCTGGCTGCCGTGACATTCCCGTCGGTTATCAGCGCCGTGGCGATTGAACGCCTGACCGACTGGCTGATGATCGACTATCCGCACTGGACCTGGCTCAAATCCCTGGCCCTGATCGAATTGATGGTCGCGACCACACTGGTCTTTTGGGTCAGCTGGAAATATATCGGATTTTACTGGCCGCAGGCCCGGCGGCATCATCCGCACTCGACTTAG